The stretch of DNA CGTTAAAAATTGCCGTTAAAAGCTCTGCTTTAGTAGCAGGTGTTTCATTAGAAACCCCGGCTCGTGTGCGAATTTCGTTTAGTCTTGCTAATGCTCCCGCATCTACTCCTGCACCCATTCTTGCCAAAGCCTCTGCTTCTATTAGGTATATTTCTGCTAATCTTAAATAGAATTTGGTTAAACCTATTCTACCAGCAGTACCTGTCAAATCACGAGCGACATACGGATATTTACCATGGCTATTAGGCCCCACAGTTGCATCGGCATAAGCATAATTGTAACGCGGATCGAAACCAGTTCCGGCTCCAAACAAAGATCCGGCACCAGCAACTTGATCGTCTGCCAATTGTGTTAAAGCAGGACTATAACGTGTACGGTTTATTTGATTTAAAAGCGTCATATTTTCATTTTGACTAACACCATCTATAAATGGAGCAAATAATACTTCCTGAGACAGGTGTTGACCGGAAAATATATTCGCATAAGCACTTTCCAAAGCGTATCCAGCTCCATTGCCAATTACTTGATTGGCTGTGGTAGCCGCATTGGCATAATCGCCCATATATAAATACACCTTTGCCAAATAGGCATTAGCCGTAACCCGACTTATAAACCCGCCATTGGCAACTGTGGCAGGAGCATTAGTAGCTGCAAACTGCAAATCTGCCAAAATAAAATCATAAGATTCCTGAACTGAACTTCTTGCGGCTGCTTCTAATGTTTGTGCCGGCTTATCTCGTAATACAATACCAAAATTAGAGGAGGTATTATAGAATTGACCATAAGAGCGTAACAAATCAAATGATGCCATAGCTCTTTGGCAACGTGCCTCTGCAATCATTTCGGTTTTTCGTTCTTCTGAAATGCCAACAGCCTCACCTGCTTCTAATTTTGTAATTAACCAATTGGTATTGTTAATTATTTTATAATTGGTATTATAATACCCCTGAATAAAAGAATTATCATCAGGTATTTGATTAGTTGCCATACCAGTGTCTCCAAATAATGCTGCCGTCTGCAGTATAAGGTCCCCTTGAAACTCAATCAAGAATATTGCATTGGCAACTGTAAATTCACTCCTCCACTGCGTATAAATACCATCTAAAACGCTCTGCGCAGAATTCTCGTCTCGAATAACGTTTAAATCCGTAAGTTCATTAATAGGAACAACATCATCTATACTACATGATTGGCTTAAAAATAAGACCATCAAAAAAATTACTGTTTTTATTTTATATATAACTTTCATAGTTTTTATTTTTAAAATTGAACATTGATACCAAACGAAATTGTTTTTGATAAAGGATACGGATCGGTATTTCTCTGTCTATCGGTTACACGACCTCCACCTGATGATTCTGGGTCCAGACCAGGCCAATCTGTAATTGTAAACAAGTTGCTGGCTGCTACAAACAATGATCCACTTTTCAAACCAATTGGGCTTAGAGCATCTTTAGGCAAGTTATA from Flavivirga spongiicola encodes:
- a CDS encoding RagB/SusD family nutrient uptake outer membrane protein — translated: MKVIYKIKTVIFLMVLFLSQSCSIDDVVPINELTDLNVIRDENSAQSVLDGIYTQWRSEFTVANAIFLIEFQGDLILQTAALFGDTGMATNQIPDDNSFIQGYYNTNYKIINNTNWLITKLEAGEAVGISEERKTEMIAEARCQRAMASFDLLRSYGQFYNTSSNFGIVLRDKPAQTLEAAARSSVQESYDFILADLQFAATNAPATVANGGFISRVTANAYLAKVYLYMGDYANAATTANQVIGNGAGYALESAYANIFSGQHLSQEVLFAPFIDGVSQNENMTLLNQINRTRYSPALTQLADDQVAGAGSLFGAGTGFDPRYNYAYADATVGPNSHGKYPYVARDLTGTAGRIGLTKFYLRLAEIYLIEAEALARMGAGVDAGALARLNEIRTRAGVSNETPATKAELLTAIFNEKRLELFSENSESWYDIVRFDRLGDISAASLKPSITNESKLIFPMPRLALASNNLLEPNP